A window of Perognathus longimembris pacificus isolate PPM17 chromosome 6, ASM2315922v1, whole genome shotgun sequence contains these coding sequences:
- the Vps16 gene encoding vacuolar protein sorting-associated protein 16 homolog isoform X2 translates to MDWDLKEELRDCLVAAAPYGGPIALLRNPWRKEKTASVRPVLDIYSASGMPLASLLWKSGPVVSLGWSAEEELLCVQEDGAVLVYGLHGDFRRHFSMGNEVLQNRVLDARIFHTEFGSGVAILTGAHRFTLSANVGDLKLRRMPEVPGLQSAPSCWTTLCQDRVAHILLAVGPDLYLLDHGACSAVNPPGLAPGVSSFLQMAVSFTYRHLALFTDTGYIWMGTASLKEKLCEFNCNIRAPPKQMVWCSRPRSKERAVVVAWERRLMVVGDAPESIQFVLDEDSYLVPELDGVRIFSRSTHEFLHEVPVASEEIFKIASMAPGALLLEAQKEYEKESQKADEYLREIQELGQLTQAVQQCIEAAGHEHWPDMQKSLLRAASFGKCFLDRFPPDSFVHMCQDLRILNAVRDYHIGIPLTYSQYKQLTIQVLLDRLVLRRLYPLAIQICEYLRLPEVQGVSRILAHWACYKVQQKDVSDEDVARAINQKLGDTPGVSYSDIAARAYGCGRTELAIKLLEYEPRSGEQVPLLLKMKRSKLALSKAIESGDTDLVFTVLLHLKNELNRGDFFMTLRNQPMALSLYRQFCKHQELETLKDLYNQDDNHQELGSFHIRASYAAEERIEGRVAALQTAADAFYKAKNEFAAKATEDQMRLLRLQRRLEDELGGQFLDLSLHDTVTTLILSGHNKRAEQLARDFRIPDKRLWWLKLTALADLEDWEELEKFSKSKKSPIGYLPFVEICMKQHNKYEAKKYASRVGPEQKVKALLLVGDVAQAADVAIEHRNEAELSLVLSHCTGATDGATADKIQRARTQAQKK, encoded by the exons ATGGACTGGGACCTGAAGGaggaactcagggactgcctgGTGGCCGCTGCGCCCTATGGGGGCCCCATTG CACTATTGAGGAACCcttggaggaaagagaaaacagccAGTGTGAGGCCAGTACTTGACATCTACTCTGCTTCTGGCATGCCTCTGGCCAGCCTGCTG TGGAAGAGTGGGCCTGTGGTGTCCCTAGGCTGGTCAGCTGAGGAGGAACTGCTCTGTGTGCAGGAAGATGGTGCAGTACTCGTTTATGGACTTCATGGTGACTTCCGGAGACATTTCAGCATGGGCAAT GAGGTACTCCAGAACCGGGTTCTTGATGCCCGGATCTTTCACACAGAGTTTGGTTCTGGGGTGGCCATCCTTACAGGAGCCCATCGTTTTACCTTGAGTGCCAATGTGGGCGATCTTAAACTCCGCCGGATGCCAGAAGTGCCAG GTCTGCAAAGTGCACCCTCATGCTGGACTACACTGTGCCAAGATCGAGTGGCACACATTCTTTTGGCTGTGGGGCCAGATCTTTATCTCCTGGACCATGGAGCCTGTTCTGCAGTG AACCCCCCTGGCCTAGCCCCAGGAGTAAGCAGCTTCCTGCAGATGGCTGTTTCCTTCACCTACCGACACCTGGCCCTCTTCACGGACACAGGCTACATCTGGATGGGGACAGCATCACTCAAG GAGAAGCTGTGTGAATTCAACTGCAATATCCGGGCACCTCCGAAGCAGATGGTCTG GTGCAGTCGTCCTCGCAGCAAGGAGAGGGCTGTTGTGGTGGCCTGGGAAAGGCGGTTGATGGTGGTGGGTGATGCACCTGAAAGCATCCA GTTTGTGCTAGACGAGGACTCCTACCTGGTGCCTGAGCTTGATGGGGTCCGAATCTTCTCCCGCAGTACCCATGAATTCCTGCATGAGGTGCCAG TGGCCAGTGAAGAGATCTTCAAAATTGCTTCAATGGCTCCTGGAGCGCTGCTATTGGAGGCCCAAAAGGAGTATGAG AAAGAGAGCCAGAAAGCAGATGAATACCTTCGGGAGATCCAGGAGCTGGGACAGCTGACCCAGGCTGTGCAGCAGTGCATTGAGGCTGCAGGACATGAACACTGGCCAGACATGCAGAAGAGTCTTCTCAGG GCAGCCTCCTTTGGAAAGTGTTTCCTGGACAGATTTCCACCTGACAGCTTTGTGCACATGTGCCAGGATCTGCGTATACTCAATGCCGTTCGAGACTACCACATTGGGATCCCTCTCACCTATAGCCA atataagCAGCTTACCATCCAGGTGCTGCTGGACAG GCTTGTGTTGCGGAGGCTTTACCCCTTGGCCATCCAGATATGCGAGTACCTGCGCCTTCCTGAAGTTCAAGGTGTGAGCAGGATCCTGGCTCACTGGGCCTGCTACAAG GTACAGCAGAAGGATGTGTCAGATGAGGATGTTGCACGGGCCATTAATCAGAAGCTAGGGGACACGCCTGGTGTCTCGTACTCTGACATTGCTGCGAGGGCCTATGGCTGTGGCCGCACAGAGCTAGCCATCAAG CTGCTGGAGTATGAGCCACGCTCAGGGGAACAGGTGCCTCTCCTCCTAAAGATGAAGAGGAGCAAACTAGCACTTAGCAAGGCAATTGAGAGTGGGGACACAGACCTGG TTTTCACTGTGTTGCTGCAcctgaaaaatgaattaaaccGGGGAGACTTTTTCATGACGCTCCGGAATCAGCCCATGGCCCTGAGTTTGTACCGACAG TTTTGTAAGCACCAGGAGCTAGAGACGCTGAAGGACCTTTACAATCAGGATGACAATCACCAGGAGTTGGGCAGCTTCCACATCCGAGCCAGCTATGCTGCAGAAGAG CGGATCGAGGGACGAGTAGCAGCTCTACAGACAGCAGCTGATGCCTTCTACAAGGCCAAGAATGAGTTTGCAGCCAAG GCCACAGAGGATCAAATGCGGCTCCTACGGCTACAGCGGCGTCTAGAAGATGAGCTGGGGGGTCAGTTCCTAGACCTGTCTCTACATGACACAGTCACTACTCTCATCCTTAGTGGCCACAATAAACGTGCAGAGCAGCTGGCACGTGATTTCCGCATTCCTGACAAGAG ACTCTGGTGGCTGAAGCTGACTGCTTTGGCAGATTTGGAAGACTGGGAGGAGCTAGAGAAGTTTTCCAAGAGCAAGAAATCACCCATTGGCTACCTG CCCTTTGTGGAGATCTGCATGAAACAGCACAACAAATATGAGGCCAAGAAGTATGCTTCCCGTGTGGGTCCTGAGCAGAAGGTTAAGGCTTTGCTTCTTGTTGG TGATGTGGCTCAGGCTGCCGATGTAGCCATTGAGCACCGGAATGAGGCTGAGCTGAGCCTCGTATTGTCACACTGCACTGGAGCCACAGACGGGGCCACAGCTGACAAGATTCAGCGGGCCAGAACACAagcccagaagaagtga
- the Vps16 gene encoding vacuolar protein sorting-associated protein 16 homolog isoform X3, whose protein sequence is MVVGDAPESIQFVLDEDSYLVPELDGVRIFSRSTHEFLHEVPVASEEIFKIASMAPGALLLEAQKEYEKESQKADEYLREIQELGQLTQAVQQCIEAAGHEHWPDMQKSLLRAASFGKCFLDRFPPDSFVHMCQDLRILNAVRDYHIGIPLTYSQYKQLTIQVLLDRLVLRRLYPLAIQICEYLRLPEVQGVSRILAHWACYKVQQKDVSDEDVARAINQKLGDTPGVSYSDIAARAYGCGRTELAIKLLEYEPRSGEQVPLLLKMKRSKLALSKAIESGDTDLVFTVLLHLKNELNRGDFFMTLRNQPMALSLYRQFCKHQELETLKDLYNQDDNHQELGSFHIRASYAAEERIEGRVAALQTAADAFYKAKNEFAAKATEDQMRLLRLQRRLEDELGGQFLDLSLHDTVTTLILSGHNKRAEQLARDFRIPDKRLWWLKLTALADLEDWEELEKFSKSKKSPIGYLPFVEICMKQHNKYEAKKYASRVGPEQKVKALLLVGDVAQAADVAIEHRNEAELSLVLSHCTGATDGATADKIQRARTQAQKK, encoded by the exons ATGGTGGTGGGTGATGCACCTGAAAGCATCCA GTTTGTGCTAGACGAGGACTCCTACCTGGTGCCTGAGCTTGATGGGGTCCGAATCTTCTCCCGCAGTACCCATGAATTCCTGCATGAGGTGCCAG TGGCCAGTGAAGAGATCTTCAAAATTGCTTCAATGGCTCCTGGAGCGCTGCTATTGGAGGCCCAAAAGGAGTATGAG AAAGAGAGCCAGAAAGCAGATGAATACCTTCGGGAGATCCAGGAGCTGGGACAGCTGACCCAGGCTGTGCAGCAGTGCATTGAGGCTGCAGGACATGAACACTGGCCAGACATGCAGAAGAGTCTTCTCAGG GCAGCCTCCTTTGGAAAGTGTTTCCTGGACAGATTTCCACCTGACAGCTTTGTGCACATGTGCCAGGATCTGCGTATACTCAATGCCGTTCGAGACTACCACATTGGGATCCCTCTCACCTATAGCCA atataagCAGCTTACCATCCAGGTGCTGCTGGACAG GCTTGTGTTGCGGAGGCTTTACCCCTTGGCCATCCAGATATGCGAGTACCTGCGCCTTCCTGAAGTTCAAGGTGTGAGCAGGATCCTGGCTCACTGGGCCTGCTACAAG GTACAGCAGAAGGATGTGTCAGATGAGGATGTTGCACGGGCCATTAATCAGAAGCTAGGGGACACGCCTGGTGTCTCGTACTCTGACATTGCTGCGAGGGCCTATGGCTGTGGCCGCACAGAGCTAGCCATCAAG CTGCTGGAGTATGAGCCACGCTCAGGGGAACAGGTGCCTCTCCTCCTAAAGATGAAGAGGAGCAAACTAGCACTTAGCAAGGCAATTGAGAGTGGGGACACAGACCTGG TTTTCACTGTGTTGCTGCAcctgaaaaatgaattaaaccGGGGAGACTTTTTCATGACGCTCCGGAATCAGCCCATGGCCCTGAGTTTGTACCGACAG TTTTGTAAGCACCAGGAGCTAGAGACGCTGAAGGACCTTTACAATCAGGATGACAATCACCAGGAGTTGGGCAGCTTCCACATCCGAGCCAGCTATGCTGCAGAAGAG CGGATCGAGGGACGAGTAGCAGCTCTACAGACAGCAGCTGATGCCTTCTACAAGGCCAAGAATGAGTTTGCAGCCAAG GCCACAGAGGATCAAATGCGGCTCCTACGGCTACAGCGGCGTCTAGAAGATGAGCTGGGGGGTCAGTTCCTAGACCTGTCTCTACATGACACAGTCACTACTCTCATCCTTAGTGGCCACAATAAACGTGCAGAGCAGCTGGCACGTGATTTCCGCATTCCTGACAAGAG ACTCTGGTGGCTGAAGCTGACTGCTTTGGCAGATTTGGAAGACTGGGAGGAGCTAGAGAAGTTTTCCAAGAGCAAGAAATCACCCATTGGCTACCTG CCCTTTGTGGAGATCTGCATGAAACAGCACAACAAATATGAGGCCAAGAAGTATGCTTCCCGTGTGGGTCCTGAGCAGAAGGTTAAGGCTTTGCTTCTTGTTGG TGATGTGGCTCAGGCTGCCGATGTAGCCATTGAGCACCGGAATGAGGCTGAGCTGAGCCTCGTATTGTCACACTGCACTGGAGCCACAGACGGGGCCACAGCTGACAAGATTCAGCGGGCCAGAACACAagcccagaagaagtga
- the Vps16 gene encoding vacuolar protein sorting-associated protein 16 homolog isoform X1 has product MDCYTANWNPLGDSAFYRKYELYSMDWDLKEELRDCLVAAAPYGGPIALLRNPWRKEKTASVRPVLDIYSASGMPLASLLWKSGPVVSLGWSAEEELLCVQEDGAVLVYGLHGDFRRHFSMGNEVLQNRVLDARIFHTEFGSGVAILTGAHRFTLSANVGDLKLRRMPEVPGLQSAPSCWTTLCQDRVAHILLAVGPDLYLLDHGACSAVNPPGLAPGVSSFLQMAVSFTYRHLALFTDTGYIWMGTASLKEKLCEFNCNIRAPPKQMVWCSRPRSKERAVVVAWERRLMVVGDAPESIQFVLDEDSYLVPELDGVRIFSRSTHEFLHEVPVASEEIFKIASMAPGALLLEAQKEYEKESQKADEYLREIQELGQLTQAVQQCIEAAGHEHWPDMQKSLLRAASFGKCFLDRFPPDSFVHMCQDLRILNAVRDYHIGIPLTYSQYKQLTIQVLLDRLVLRRLYPLAIQICEYLRLPEVQGVSRILAHWACYKVQQKDVSDEDVARAINQKLGDTPGVSYSDIAARAYGCGRTELAIKLLEYEPRSGEQVPLLLKMKRSKLALSKAIESGDTDLVFTVLLHLKNELNRGDFFMTLRNQPMALSLYRQFCKHQELETLKDLYNQDDNHQELGSFHIRASYAAEERIEGRVAALQTAADAFYKAKNEFAAKATEDQMRLLRLQRRLEDELGGQFLDLSLHDTVTTLILSGHNKRAEQLARDFRIPDKRLWWLKLTALADLEDWEELEKFSKSKKSPIGYLPFVEICMKQHNKYEAKKYASRVGPEQKVKALLLVGDVAQAADVAIEHRNEAELSLVLSHCTGATDGATADKIQRARTQAQKK; this is encoded by the exons ATGGATTGCTACACGGCGAACTGGAACCCGCTCGGGGACTCTGCCTTTTACCG GAAATATGAACTGTACAGCATGGACTGGGACCTGAAGGaggaactcagggactgcctgGTGGCCGCTGCGCCCTATGGGGGCCCCATTG CACTATTGAGGAACCcttggaggaaagagaaaacagccAGTGTGAGGCCAGTACTTGACATCTACTCTGCTTCTGGCATGCCTCTGGCCAGCCTGCTG TGGAAGAGTGGGCCTGTGGTGTCCCTAGGCTGGTCAGCTGAGGAGGAACTGCTCTGTGTGCAGGAAGATGGTGCAGTACTCGTTTATGGACTTCATGGTGACTTCCGGAGACATTTCAGCATGGGCAAT GAGGTACTCCAGAACCGGGTTCTTGATGCCCGGATCTTTCACACAGAGTTTGGTTCTGGGGTGGCCATCCTTACAGGAGCCCATCGTTTTACCTTGAGTGCCAATGTGGGCGATCTTAAACTCCGCCGGATGCCAGAAGTGCCAG GTCTGCAAAGTGCACCCTCATGCTGGACTACACTGTGCCAAGATCGAGTGGCACACATTCTTTTGGCTGTGGGGCCAGATCTTTATCTCCTGGACCATGGAGCCTGTTCTGCAGTG AACCCCCCTGGCCTAGCCCCAGGAGTAAGCAGCTTCCTGCAGATGGCTGTTTCCTTCACCTACCGACACCTGGCCCTCTTCACGGACACAGGCTACATCTGGATGGGGACAGCATCACTCAAG GAGAAGCTGTGTGAATTCAACTGCAATATCCGGGCACCTCCGAAGCAGATGGTCTG GTGCAGTCGTCCTCGCAGCAAGGAGAGGGCTGTTGTGGTGGCCTGGGAAAGGCGGTTGATGGTGGTGGGTGATGCACCTGAAAGCATCCA GTTTGTGCTAGACGAGGACTCCTACCTGGTGCCTGAGCTTGATGGGGTCCGAATCTTCTCCCGCAGTACCCATGAATTCCTGCATGAGGTGCCAG TGGCCAGTGAAGAGATCTTCAAAATTGCTTCAATGGCTCCTGGAGCGCTGCTATTGGAGGCCCAAAAGGAGTATGAG AAAGAGAGCCAGAAAGCAGATGAATACCTTCGGGAGATCCAGGAGCTGGGACAGCTGACCCAGGCTGTGCAGCAGTGCATTGAGGCTGCAGGACATGAACACTGGCCAGACATGCAGAAGAGTCTTCTCAGG GCAGCCTCCTTTGGAAAGTGTTTCCTGGACAGATTTCCACCTGACAGCTTTGTGCACATGTGCCAGGATCTGCGTATACTCAATGCCGTTCGAGACTACCACATTGGGATCCCTCTCACCTATAGCCA atataagCAGCTTACCATCCAGGTGCTGCTGGACAG GCTTGTGTTGCGGAGGCTTTACCCCTTGGCCATCCAGATATGCGAGTACCTGCGCCTTCCTGAAGTTCAAGGTGTGAGCAGGATCCTGGCTCACTGGGCCTGCTACAAG GTACAGCAGAAGGATGTGTCAGATGAGGATGTTGCACGGGCCATTAATCAGAAGCTAGGGGACACGCCTGGTGTCTCGTACTCTGACATTGCTGCGAGGGCCTATGGCTGTGGCCGCACAGAGCTAGCCATCAAG CTGCTGGAGTATGAGCCACGCTCAGGGGAACAGGTGCCTCTCCTCCTAAAGATGAAGAGGAGCAAACTAGCACTTAGCAAGGCAATTGAGAGTGGGGACACAGACCTGG TTTTCACTGTGTTGCTGCAcctgaaaaatgaattaaaccGGGGAGACTTTTTCATGACGCTCCGGAATCAGCCCATGGCCCTGAGTTTGTACCGACAG TTTTGTAAGCACCAGGAGCTAGAGACGCTGAAGGACCTTTACAATCAGGATGACAATCACCAGGAGTTGGGCAGCTTCCACATCCGAGCCAGCTATGCTGCAGAAGAG CGGATCGAGGGACGAGTAGCAGCTCTACAGACAGCAGCTGATGCCTTCTACAAGGCCAAGAATGAGTTTGCAGCCAAG GCCACAGAGGATCAAATGCGGCTCCTACGGCTACAGCGGCGTCTAGAAGATGAGCTGGGGGGTCAGTTCCTAGACCTGTCTCTACATGACACAGTCACTACTCTCATCCTTAGTGGCCACAATAAACGTGCAGAGCAGCTGGCACGTGATTTCCGCATTCCTGACAAGAG ACTCTGGTGGCTGAAGCTGACTGCTTTGGCAGATTTGGAAGACTGGGAGGAGCTAGAGAAGTTTTCCAAGAGCAAGAAATCACCCATTGGCTACCTG CCCTTTGTGGAGATCTGCATGAAACAGCACAACAAATATGAGGCCAAGAAGTATGCTTCCCGTGTGGGTCCTGAGCAGAAGGTTAAGGCTTTGCTTCTTGTTGG TGATGTGGCTCAGGCTGCCGATGTAGCCATTGAGCACCGGAATGAGGCTGAGCTGAGCCTCGTATTGTCACACTGCACTGGAGCCACAGACGGGGCCACAGCTGACAAGATTCAGCGGGCCAGAACACAagcccagaagaagtga